CTCGAGAAATATCATCCATGGATGGATCTCTAGCTTGTTTGAAGTTTTATAGCATAAAAAGTATAGGAAGATGCTCATGAGACTGAGATTGATGGATCGTTAAAGAAGTGTATACAATTGGGCATCAATCTGCTTTCATGAGGCTCTACTAGATTTAGGAATCTCCGTAGCATGGGTAGTGAGGTGTTCAACTAAGCTTCACTCATGAACCAATAAAGCATAATATTTCCAGTTAAAATTTTCTCTGTTAATGCATGGACCTTTGATTGAACATGTGATGGCGTGATCAAAGaacttattgtatttttttttttatttttacattaagacaacgttttttttaCTTCCTTATCATTTAGATTTTTTAAGTTACTAATAAGAAAGCCTAATAGTTGCACCAATAAGGTTTATACAACATTTAGATTCCTCCTTCAGATCTTGATTTTTAACTGCAATGTTGCTGTGACAACGGGAAACCTAAAGAAAGATTGGGATTGGTGGTGTGAGTTAGTGTAAGTCCATCACCAGCACTCTAAGATATACCAAGGTCATGAACAAAGCCTTGCATGATTGAGGCCGCGTTTGAGGAGGTGAAGAAGATCGATGTTAGGGATGAACATAAGGCCAAGGTGAAATGGCAGTGTATGTATGAAAGTTGAGTCAACAAGGGCAATGACACTAGTAAACTAGGAGCAAGTGACCGCGGTAAGCTCTCACATTGACCAACATTGGTGGATAGGATCATCGATGGTGATAAATTTTCGATGGCTATTGGCGACAAAAAGTTGCTTAGGTGAATGCGAGTATTTAAAAGGTGTCTTGATAACCAAATTGGAAAGTCATGAAGCAAGAAGCATTGGAGTTGGGATGTGGGTCttatagataatttttaaaattatttttttaaaaaatataaaatattaatacaaatatcaaaagaaccaagatttaaaatttcgacccgtgtcgAAGTTTCGGtcccagaccggaacgatacggtttcgataTTGTATCGTGTCATgtcgatacagtttcggtattttttttatttatatatagtaattattagataaatttatttattgtgtataatttaaaaataagttgtatattgattttatataagttctccattattaaacaacttaatattgttataaaaaataattaaatataattttcttttaaaaaaataattgatgtATAAATAGCTGACTTAAAATTGATACATATCATAATATGTTACCTTACTATATatttaaaatactaaaaaaaattagaatatcaattaaacattaaaatagtaaaaaaatatatataaaataattaaaaatatatatataagaatataaatttgatttattagaatttttatataaaattttaaattttttttagaatttttaaatagaaaaaccaatttcagaatattatttaataaaatttatttttttccaattttaaatatatttttatattttattgggataatttaattagggtttataaaagcctCTTAAAATGTCAACAATTAAGTGGGAGTGAgaattgtttgatttatttaaatggTAATATTAATTTTGCACAGTCAGTCCCACGCCCAATGCCCGCGACGCCCGTGACTGCCTGCGATGCCGCGACGCCTCGGACTCCTCGCGAACGCCTCCGACAGCGCCGGAGGCGTCGACGGCACCTCCGGTGGCACCGGAGGCGTCCGGCGATGCTTTTGACGGCGCTGGAAGCGTCCCGTGACGCTTTCGGCACCACCAGAAACGTCGCATCACGATGCCTTCGGCGCCCACGATGCTTTCGGCGGCACTGGAAGCGTCTGGCGACGCTGCCCATGCTATCGTGCGACAATGAGCACACGGACGCGACGAAATCTTCACTATTTCGGTGTCGGTTTCGGTGCGCAGGCGGAACAGTAAATTTCGCCAGTTCCGCCCGGCACGGAACGAAATTTTGAACATTGAAAAgaacaatgaaaattaattaaagtgattAATATAAATAGTGGTGTtattatttctaatatttatcaactaaattatttaattaatgttACAACTATTTTTATCATTTTCCTTAACTGGTAACACAATTTACAAAATTGTATGACTCCGTGCTAAAGAAAATACAAGTACTTGTATTTCACATTGGCCATCCTCCAAGTCTGGTTGAATTTGTAATGATGCGAGAAATGATTTCCCACCTTGCTTGTTCGGATTCCTTAATGCTACAAAATTGGCTTTGACATTCTTCGAAGAGAGATGACATTTTGATCATGGATGTAGCAAAATGGCAATTCCCAATCTGGAACCATGCTTCAATTCACATAAAATGTTCGTTAGAGCTGACCGTATAATTATGGTGTGATCGTCATTCCATATATTTTGTTGTGTAAGTCAAAACTCATCTTTCTTAATTGGCATTCCAAATCGAGCAAAAACCCTTTTGTCAACCCCACATTGCTATTAGCATCATATAGATTATTCTTTTAACCATCAACGACAGATGTTATAGAACCTAGAACACTTTGCGTCTTCTACATAACTAGAGTTGGATGTTTGCAGGTTGCCGAATCACTTGGCTTCCGTGAATGCATCAAGTCATGCTTGGATTATCTGGAAGCAGTCCCCTGGGTTGCAGAGGAAGAAGATAATGTTGTATCATCGGTCCGACATCTCCAAAATTATGGCTCCAGTCCTGTACTTAAGCGTGTCGCTTCTGATTTATCAAATCCACCAAATGACACACTTGCTCATATCATGGACCTTGTCCTCAAAAGCAACGAGGACAGAGGTCGGCGGGAGATGAAAACTCTGGTGCTAAAACTTCTGAAGGAAAATAATAGCTGCGCTAGTGGATCTGTGAACACATGGATCCAATTATTTTACCGATCGTGTACAACTTGTGTGGAATCACTACTAAATCTGTTCCGGCAAGCATCCGAGCCTGGTTTCTCAGATTGTTCTTCCGACTGCAAAGATCCCATGCGGCAGATAGCTCTTGAGGCAGATAATCTCATTTGGTTAGTTGAGATTCTGGTTGATAGGCATGCAGCCGATGAGTTTGCAACAATGTGGGCTAGCCAGACTGAGCTTGCAGGATTACACTCCAAGCTACCAATCATGTCACGCCACCTTGTCAGTTGTATCACTTCTAGGATTTTCGTTGGTATAGGAAGAGGAGAAATTCTTCCGACAAGGGAAACTAGGCAGCTACTGTTACAAACTTGGTTGCAACCTCTTATCGACGACTACAGCTGGTTACAACATGGTTGCAGATCGTTTGATCGCAAGGTCGTCGAGGAAGGAATTGGCCAGACAATTTTGACACTACCATTAGAAGACCAGCGGAGCATTCTACTTTCTTGGCTAGGAAGCTTCTTGAAGGTCGGCGATAACTGCCCTAATCTTCAGAGAGCATTCAAGGTTTGGTGGAGGAGAACTTTTGTCAGGCCTTATGCTGAACAGCAGGCGACAAATCTGCCCCCGGAAAGAAGTTTAACTTTCAAAATGGAGAGAAGAAGGCAGGTTTGTTTTAGATTTGGATGCTTGgaagaaatttaaatattattgtaACATATGTTTTCAGATGGTGGAGTAGTTTCTCGGTTATGAGGAGACATTCAAATGTTATTTCAGAAGGCGACATCAATCTATTGCGAATTTGGACACTAGGTTCGAATTATCAAACTGAACTAATCCCACACTGGCGATCGGCAGGGGCCTTGTGTATGGAGACTGTGCTTTTTCTATATTTACTGACATGATATTTTCATTGCACAATTCTTGACAACTCAGTCTTGTAACTCAATCCTGCTGGGTAGGTTGATCAATCGAGTTTGTGGGGGTTGATGATTCTTTGTTTGTGAAGGCGTTTCTCAGAGTTTTGAGTATCAAAATGCATCCTGGATCAGATTTTATCAACTTTTGTTAGTTTTTCTCTTGTTTGTAAGATCATGATGTTTTGTTAATAAGAAactttaaatatatttcactcaATCTGATGTTATAGGAGACATTTTGAAGACAGAATGCATTGTTAATTAGGTGAATTCATACAACTTGCAATTACAGAGTTCATTATTTTTTGCAAaagaataaattatattttatggaTAATTCAAAAGTAACAAAATTATGATATAAAAAAGGGCGAATTGAAATTTTCATTTCCTTGCATGATATATGAATAATCGAGATGCCAAATGGATTAACCCCTTAATATGTGAATTTacatattaaatatttatatgtattttaaaaaagagttaaatttattcaatttaaattatattaagatCATCTTGCTTATAATCCCATgaatttagaataaaaaataattgaCTTTTAATGCTTGAAACTTGAATGTGTTAGTTGATCTCACCCATCTATCAAAAACTCCTTAGTTTCATTCTTCCCTCTTTATT
This genomic stretch from Zingiber officinale cultivar Zhangliang chromosome 7A, Zo_v1.1, whole genome shotgun sequence harbors:
- the LOC122001320 gene encoding BTB/POZ domain-containing protein At3g50780-like isoform X2, with translation MADFRVGRIEQGQTRIRNVPIAVTPEGFWCCPSPAVLQKTLKNHHNHQSKHKVSSPLPSKSSSFQRTANSPSDRKPHSGPLGSKVVSDDQRLSTPDVPTATPTNVAEKAPERQPERPPKPTIDNPQRKISVGYGRPETSDLKVILFGKEGIHVTMNVHWNVLAENSSFFASKLSRQSPLPAVEIADCEDVEIFVETVGLMYCKELKVRLIKQSVPRVLRILKVAESLGFRECIKSCLDYLEAVPWVAEEEDNVVSSVRHLQNYGSSPVLKRVASDLSNPPNDTLAHIMDLVLKSNEDRGRREMKTLVLKLLKENNSCASGSVNTWIQLFYRSCTTCVESLLNLFRQASEPGFSDCSSDCKDPMRQIALEADNLIWLVEILVDRHAADEFATMWASQTELAGLHSKLPIMSRHLVSCITSRIFVGIGRGEILPTRETRQLLLQTWLQPLIDDYSWLQHGCRSFDRKVVEEGIGQTILTLPLEDQRSILLSWLGSFLKVGDNCPNLQRAFKVWWRRTFVRPYAEQQATNLPPERSLTFKMERRRQMVE
- the LOC122001320 gene encoding BTB/POZ domain-containing protein At3g50780-like isoform X1, coding for MADFRVGRIEQGQTRIRNVPIAVTPEGFWCCPSPAVLQKTLKNHHNHQSKHKVSSPLPSKSSSFQRTANSPSDRKPHSGPLGSKVVSDDQRLSTPDVPTATPTNVAEKAPERQPERPPKPTIDNPQRKISVGYGRPETSDLKVILFGKEGIHVTMNVHWNVLAENSSFFASKLSRQSPLPAVEIADCEDVEIFVETVGLMYCKELKVRLIKQSVPRVLRILKVAESLGFRECIKSCLDYLEAVPWVAEEEDNVVSSVRHLQNYGSSPVLKRVASDLSNPPNDTLAHIMDLVLKSNEDRGRREMKTLVLKLLKENNSCASGSVNTWIQLFYRSCTTCVESLLNLFRQASEPGFSDCSSDCKDPMRQIALEADNLIWLVEILVDRHAADEFATMWASQTELAGLHSKLPIMSRHLVSCITSRIFVGIGRGEILPTRETRQLLLQTWLQPLIDDYSWLQHGCRSFDRKVVEEGIGQTILTLPLEDQRSILLSWLGSFLKVGDNCPNLQRAFKVWWRRTFVRPYAEQQATNLPPERSLTFKMERRRQVCFRFGCLEEI